From a single Microbacterium murale genomic region:
- a CDS encoding response regulator transcription factor: protein MTRILLVEDEPDLADPLAYLLRREGYEVEIAEDGPGALTAFRERGADIVLLDLMLPGMPGTEVCRQIRSTSAVPIIMLTAKDSEVDIVVGLELGADDYITKPYSSRELLARMRAVLRRVVQADSDLDERVLDGGRVTLDIDRHTVTVAGAEINMPLKEFELLEVLMRNSGRVLTRGQLIDRVWGSDYFGDTKTLDVHIKRIRSRIEENPGEPVMLVTVRGLGYRFEG, encoded by the coding sequence ATGACCCGCATCCTTCTCGTCGAGGACGAGCCAGACCTTGCTGATCCGCTTGCCTACCTGTTGCGCCGCGAAGGCTATGAGGTGGAGATCGCGGAGGACGGCCCCGGCGCATTGACGGCTTTCAGGGAACGCGGCGCGGACATCGTCCTGCTGGACCTCATGCTGCCGGGGATGCCGGGTACCGAGGTGTGCCGGCAGATCCGCTCGACCTCGGCTGTGCCGATCATCATGCTCACGGCGAAGGACTCCGAGGTGGACATCGTCGTGGGGCTCGAACTCGGCGCTGATGACTACATCACCAAGCCGTACTCGTCTCGCGAGCTGCTCGCGCGCATGCGCGCCGTGCTTCGCCGCGTGGTGCAGGCCGACAGCGACCTCGATGAGCGTGTGCTCGACGGCGGACGCGTCACGCTCGACATCGATCGGCACACGGTGACGGTTGCCGGCGCCGAGATAAACATGCCGCTGAAGGAGTTCGAACTGCTCGAGGTGCTGATGCGCAACTCGGGACGAGTGCTCACCCGTGGCCAGCTCATCGACAGGGTGTGGGGCAGCGACTACTTCGGGGACACGAAGACGCTCGACGTGCACATCAAGCGCATCCGCTCCCGCATCGAGGAGAACCCCGGGGAGCCGGTCATGCTCGTCACCGTCCGCGGACTCGGGTATCGCTTCGAAGGCTGA
- a CDS encoding DNA modification methylase — protein MKSRLVASAALSALVLLGATGCTFITPQSTEIKFSASDGVNIADSDGPLEIRNAMIIATEDGSTGNLVAAIVNPTDKAATLTVEIDGLDPLTVRVGAGDSLSLGANAEPLRIDDLDTMPGATIKIYFQSGDATGTAADVPVLDGKLSYYADLVPQEDDA, from the coding sequence GTGAAATCGCGCCTTGTAGCGTCTGCTGCCCTCAGCGCCCTCGTTCTGCTCGGCGCCACGGGATGCACGTTCATCACCCCGCAGTCGACCGAGATCAAGTTCTCGGCATCCGACGGAGTGAACATCGCCGATTCCGACGGACCTCTCGAGATCCGCAACGCGATGATCATCGCCACCGAAGACGGATCCACCGGAAACCTCGTCGCCGCGATCGTGAACCCCACCGACAAGGCCGCGACCCTCACGGTCGAGATCGATGGTCTTGACCCCCTCACCGTCAGGGTGGGCGCCGGCGACTCGTTGAGCCTCGGCGCGAATGCCGAGCCTCTGCGCATCGACGACCTCGACACGATGCCGGGCGCGACGATCAAGATCTATTTCCAGTCCGGCGATGCCACTGGCACGGCCGCCGACGTGCCAGTGCTCGACGGCAAACTCTCGTATTACGCCGATCTCGTCCCGCAGGAAGACGACGCCTGA
- the phoU gene encoding phosphate signaling complex protein PhoU: MRELFHQSLEDVQSRLVEIADLVTVSIDKATRAFATGDVALAEEVIADDAKIDELAVKLDEQAIEILARQQPVARDLRIVVFALRVSASLERMGDMSEHIAQLARLRFPERAIPKGLKSTFTQMGELDVEIARTLSELLRTQDLRFADTIRNSDDDVDELHAKVFEKVLSDNWKGEAGATVDATLASRYHERFADHAVAIAKKVVYLATGDWAVDEEDIALAAAEAQEAEGQGLA, encoded by the coding sequence ATGCGCGAACTCTTCCACCAGTCCCTCGAGGATGTGCAGTCCCGTCTCGTGGAGATCGCCGACCTCGTCACGGTCTCCATCGACAAGGCCACCCGCGCCTTCGCCACCGGCGACGTCGCGCTCGCGGAGGAGGTCATCGCCGACGACGCGAAGATCGATGAGCTCGCGGTGAAGCTCGACGAGCAGGCGATCGAGATCCTCGCCCGCCAGCAGCCGGTCGCCCGCGACCTGCGCATCGTCGTTTTCGCACTCCGCGTGAGCGCCTCCTTGGAGCGCATGGGCGACATGTCGGAGCACATCGCCCAGCTCGCGCGTCTGCGCTTCCCGGAGCGCGCCATCCCGAAAGGGCTGAAGAGCACGTTCACTCAGATGGGTGAACTCGACGTCGAGATCGCACGAACGCTCAGCGAGCTGCTGCGTACACAGGACCTGCGCTTCGCCGACACGATCCGCAACTCGGACGATGACGTGGACGAGCTCCACGCCAAGGTCTTCGAGAAGGTGCTCAGCGACAACTGGAAGGGCGAAGCGGGCGCCACGGTCGATGCCACGCTCGCCAGCCGTTACCACGAGCGCTTCGCCGATCACGCCGTCGCCATCGCCAAGAAGGTCGTCTACCTCGCCACCGGCGACTGGGCCGTGGATGAGGAAGACATCGCACTTGCCGCAGCGGAGGCCCAGGAGGCCGAAGGCCAGGGCCTGGCCTGA
- a CDS encoding sensor histidine kinase: protein MTSPQIALLALAIGLAIGIGLAMLVFWAYRARAKVAEESSAVVPQGAVDVLDSMDDAACVVDPSGLVLAISHAAARFGIEVGATLDVPELRELVRAVRSSGASTTETMRITRPGVSLDPRLVSARASALGARLTLLIVRDVTEQERLDQVRRDFVANTSHELKTPVGAVSLLAEAIESAADDPAQVRIFAARISAEAARLGQLTGRIMSLSRLQAADGITDFGPVAMDEVVTASIEAHAVQADSAGVELIRGGDRGAFVRGDAQILIEAVGNLIANAIVYSPRGSRVGVGVKIEGETLEVAVSDQGIGISESDRERIFERFYRADEARSRRTGGTGLGLSIVKHATQRHGGEVRVWSRPSRGSTFTIVLPRIEAPAPETTDRKNKKKRARKTAKAAAARARNGETV, encoded by the coding sequence ATGACCTCGCCGCAGATCGCGCTGCTCGCCCTCGCCATCGGGCTGGCGATCGGCATCGGCCTGGCGATGCTCGTGTTCTGGGCGTATCGTGCTCGCGCCAAGGTGGCGGAGGAATCATCAGCAGTGGTTCCGCAAGGAGCAGTCGACGTGCTCGACAGCATGGACGACGCCGCATGCGTGGTCGATCCGTCCGGTCTGGTGCTCGCGATCTCCCATGCCGCGGCGCGCTTCGGCATCGAGGTCGGTGCGACGCTCGACGTCCCTGAGCTGCGCGAGCTGGTACGCGCGGTCCGCTCGAGCGGTGCGTCCACCACCGAGACGATGCGCATCACGCGCCCCGGCGTCAGCCTCGATCCGCGTCTGGTGTCGGCGCGCGCGAGCGCGCTGGGCGCGCGGCTCACTCTGCTCATCGTCCGCGACGTCACGGAGCAGGAGCGTCTGGACCAGGTGCGCCGCGACTTCGTCGCCAACACCAGCCATGAGTTGAAGACCCCGGTGGGGGCGGTGAGCCTGCTCGCAGAGGCCATCGAATCCGCCGCGGACGATCCGGCGCAGGTGCGGATCTTCGCCGCGCGCATCTCTGCGGAGGCGGCCAGGCTCGGGCAGCTCACCGGACGCATCATGAGCTTGTCGCGGCTGCAGGCCGCCGACGGGATCACCGACTTCGGTCCGGTCGCGATGGACGAGGTCGTCACCGCGTCCATCGAAGCGCATGCCGTACAGGCGGATTCCGCCGGCGTCGAGCTCATCCGCGGTGGCGACAGAGGCGCGTTCGTCCGCGGTGACGCACAGATACTCATCGAGGCGGTCGGCAATCTCATCGCCAACGCCATCGTCTACTCGCCGCGCGGCTCGCGCGTCGGCGTGGGGGTGAAGATCGAGGGCGAGACGCTCGAGGTCGCGGTGTCCGACCAGGGCATCGGCATCTCGGAGTCTGACCGCGAGCGCATCTTCGAGCGCTTCTACCGAGCGGACGAGGCGCGTTCACGCCGCACTGGCGGCACCGGCCTCGGACTCTCGATCGTGAAGCACGCCACGCAGCGGCACGGCGGTGAGGTGCGGGTGTGGTCCAGGCCGAGCCGCGGATCGACCTTCACGATCGTCCTGCCTCGCATCGAAGCTCCGGCGCCGGAGACGACTGATCGCAAGAACAAGAAGAAGCGCGCGAGGAAGACGGCCAAGGCCGCGGCCGCGCGCGCTCGAAACGGAGAGACCGTATGA